One Mycolicibacterium sarraceniae genomic window carries:
- a CDS encoding 3-beta-hydroxysteroid dehydrogenase produces the protein MGDATLTTDLGRVLVTGGAGFVGANLVTELLERGHFVRAFDRAASSLPPHERLEVLQGDICDTATVAAAVEGIDTIFHTAAIIDLMGGASVTDEYRKRSFDVNVGGTKNLVQAGRAAGVKRFVYTASNSVVMGGQRIVNGDETLPYTARFNDLYTETKVVAEKFVLSQNGADGLLTCSIRPSGIWGRGDQTMFRKLFERVIAGHVKVLVGNKDAKLDNSYVHNLVHGFILAAEHLVPGGSAPGQAYFINDGEPINMFDFSRPVVEACGEKWPTFWIPGAVVHAALSGWQWLHFKFGLPQPPLEPLAVERVSIDNYFSIDKARRDLGYQPLYTTDQALKECLPYYTQLYAEMKG, from the coding sequence ATGGGAGATGCCACGTTGACGACTGACCTCGGCCGCGTCCTAGTGACCGGCGGCGCTGGGTTCGTCGGTGCCAATCTGGTGACCGAGCTGCTCGAGCGCGGACATTTCGTGCGCGCCTTCGACCGGGCGGCCTCGTCGCTGCCGCCGCATGAGCGTCTCGAGGTGCTCCAGGGCGATATCTGTGACACCGCCACCGTCGCCGCCGCGGTCGAGGGGATCGACACGATCTTCCACACCGCAGCGATCATCGATCTCATGGGCGGGGCCTCGGTCACCGACGAGTACCGCAAGCGCAGCTTCGACGTCAACGTCGGCGGCACCAAGAATCTGGTGCAGGCCGGACGGGCGGCCGGCGTCAAGCGCTTCGTGTACACCGCGTCCAACAGCGTGGTCATGGGTGGCCAGCGCATCGTCAACGGCGACGAAACCCTGCCGTACACGGCGCGATTCAACGATCTGTACACCGAGACCAAGGTGGTGGCCGAGAAGTTCGTGCTCAGCCAGAACGGTGCGGACGGCCTGCTGACCTGTTCGATCCGCCCGAGCGGCATCTGGGGCCGCGGCGACCAGACGATGTTCCGCAAGTTGTTCGAGCGGGTGATCGCCGGGCACGTCAAGGTTCTGGTCGGCAACAAGGACGCCAAGCTGGACAACTCCTATGTACACAACCTTGTGCATGGATTCATCCTGGCCGCAGAGCATTTGGTGCCCGGTGGCAGCGCGCCCGGCCAGGCGTACTTCATCAACGACGGCGAACCGATCAATATGTTCGACTTCTCCCGTCCGGTGGTCGAGGCCTGCGGTGAGAAGTGGCCGACGTTCTGGATTCCCGGTGCAGTGGTTCACGCCGCGCTGTCCGGTTGGCAATGGTTGCACTTCAAGTTCGGACTCCCCCAACCGCCGCTGGAACCGCTTGCGGTGGAACGAGTGTCGATCGACAACTATTTCTCCATCGACAAGGCCCGTCGCGACCTCGGTTACCAGCCGCTGTACACGACCGACCAAGCGCTCAAGGAATGCCTGCCCTACTACACGCAGCTGTACGCCGAGATGAAGGGCTAG
- a CDS encoding exodeoxyribonuclease VII small subunit: MSKSDEAKPISELGYEDCRDELVDVVRVLEQGGLDLDSSLQLWERGEELARRCEEHLAGARKRIQDALGAREDAGD; this comes from the coding sequence ATGAGTAAGTCAGACGAAGCGAAGCCTATTAGTGAGCTCGGCTATGAAGATTGCCGAGACGAGCTGGTCGATGTGGTGCGGGTGCTCGAGCAAGGCGGACTCGATCTTGATTCGTCGCTGCAACTCTGGGAACGCGGCGAGGAACTGGCCCGACGCTGCGAGGAGCACTTAGCCGGGGCACGCAAACGCATTCAGGATGCGTTGGGCGCGCGCGAGGACGCCGGGGACTGA
- the xseA gene encoding exodeoxyribonuclease VII large subunit, producing MTTAQANSAENPYPVRAVAIRVAGWIDKLGSVWVEGQLTQINVRSSTAYMVLRDPAANMSLDISCPRDLVHSAPVKLTEGTQVVVCGKPTFYTVRGSFSLRVNDIRAVGVGELLARIERLRKLLEAEGLFDPRLKRPLPFLPSTIGLITGRASAAEHDVTTVAAARWPAVRFAIRNTAVQGVNAVAQIVEALAELDADPDVDVIVIARGGGSVEDLLPFSDETLCRAIAACTTPVVSAVGHEPDNPLCDLVADVRAATPTDAAKKMVPDAVAELALVKELRHRSAQALRNWVGREQRHLTQLRSRPVLADPLRALTERGDEIERARAAVRRDVQRLVAVESDRIGHLAARLATLGPAATLARGYAVVQTAAGDILRTTAAAPTGTRLRIRVGDGAIGATSTGPTDGAA from the coding sequence GTGACCACCGCCCAGGCCAACTCTGCGGAGAACCCGTATCCGGTCCGTGCGGTGGCCATCCGGGTGGCCGGCTGGATCGACAAATTGGGCAGCGTGTGGGTCGAGGGTCAGCTGACCCAGATCAACGTGCGCAGCTCGACGGCTTACATGGTGCTCCGCGATCCAGCGGCCAACATGTCGCTGGACATCAGCTGCCCGCGGGATTTGGTGCATTCCGCGCCGGTTAAGCTCACCGAGGGCACTCAGGTCGTGGTCTGCGGTAAGCCGACTTTCTACACGGTGCGCGGCTCATTTTCGTTGCGCGTCAACGATATTCGTGCGGTCGGCGTCGGCGAGCTGTTGGCTCGCATCGAGCGGCTGCGCAAGCTTCTGGAGGCCGAGGGCCTGTTTGACCCACGCCTCAAGCGCCCGCTGCCATTCCTGCCGTCGACGATCGGTTTGATCACCGGGCGGGCGAGTGCCGCCGAGCACGACGTGACGACGGTGGCCGCAGCTCGCTGGCCGGCGGTGCGGTTCGCGATCCGTAACACCGCCGTGCAAGGGGTCAACGCGGTGGCACAGATCGTGGAAGCGTTAGCGGAGCTGGATGCCGATCCCGATGTCGACGTCATCGTGATCGCCCGCGGTGGAGGCAGCGTCGAGGACCTGCTGCCGTTCTCTGACGAGACCCTGTGTCGCGCTATCGCTGCCTGTACCACCCCGGTGGTCAGCGCGGTCGGCCACGAGCCGGACAACCCGCTGTGCGACTTGGTTGCCGACGTTCGCGCGGCCACCCCCACCGACGCCGCCAAGAAGATGGTGCCCGACGCCGTCGCCGAGCTGGCCTTGGTCAAGGAACTGCGCCACCGCAGCGCCCAGGCGCTGCGTAACTGGGTCGGCCGCGAGCAACGTCACCTGACCCAGTTGCGCAGCCGCCCGGTGCTAGCCGACCCGCTGCGCGCGCTGACCGAGCGTGGCGACGAGATCGAGCGGGCCCGCGCCGCGGTGCGACGCGACGTGCAACGGCTGGTCGCCGTCGAATCCGACCGGATCGGGCACCTGGCCGCGCGGCTGGCCACGCTGGGTCCGGCGGCGACGCTGGCCCGCGGCTACGCCGTGGTGCAGACCGCGGCCGGTGACATCCTGCGAACAACCGCCGCCGCCCCGACCGGAACCCGGTTGCGCATCCGGGTCGGCGACGGCGCGATCGGCGCCACCAGTACGGGCCCGACGGATGGAGCCGCATGA
- a CDS encoding lipid droplet-associated protein translates to MATAPYGVRLLVGAAVTALEETRKLPQTILMYPMTVASNIAHIVMKVQQDLADLVIKGDSTLESIFPPKDEQPEWATFDEDVADDGDGPALDGERLTEGRFALYTVTDGVDTKPQGSTAAKTTSAPEIAEELDYESLTLAQLRARLQSLSVADLEALLAYEEASKARAPFQTLLANRITRASAK, encoded by the coding sequence ATGGCAACAGCACCATATGGGGTTCGTCTGCTGGTCGGCGCCGCCGTGACCGCGCTGGAGGAAACCCGCAAGCTGCCCCAGACGATCCTGATGTACCCGATGACGGTCGCCAGCAATATCGCGCACATCGTGATGAAGGTGCAGCAAGACCTCGCTGACCTGGTGATAAAGGGTGACAGCACGCTGGAGAGCATCTTCCCGCCGAAGGACGAGCAGCCCGAATGGGCGACGTTCGACGAGGACGTCGCTGACGACGGCGACGGGCCCGCACTCGACGGCGAGCGCCTGACCGAGGGCCGATTTGCCCTGTACACGGTGACCGACGGGGTGGACACGAAACCCCAGGGATCGACCGCGGCGAAGACCACCAGCGCGCCGGAGATCGCCGAGGAGCTCGACTACGAATCGCTGACGTTGGCCCAGCTCCGTGCCCGCCTGCAGTCGCTGAGCGTCGCCGACCTCGAGGCGCTGCTGGCCTATGAGGAAGCCTCCAAGGCCCGGGCACCGTTCCAGACCCTGCTGGCCAACAGGATCACCCGCGCGTCCGCCAAGTGA
- a CDS encoding 4-hydroxy-3-methylbut-2-enyl diphosphate reductase, which produces MPPTVNMGIPGAASSVATGATGKRVLLAEPRGYCAGVDRAVETVERALEKHGAPVYVRHEIVHNRYVVETLAKAGAIFVEQTDEVPEGAIVVFSAHGVAPTVHVEAAARNLRTIDATCPLVTKVHNEAKRFARDDYDILLVGHEGHEEVVGTAGEAPDHVQVVDNPDAVDKVTVRDPNKVIWLSQTTLSVDETMETVRRLREKFPTLQDPPSDDICYATQNRQGAVKAMAPECDLVIVVGSRNSSNSVRLVEVALNAGATASHLIDYAEDIDSAWLSGVTTVGVTSGASVPEILVKGVLDRLAEYGFGTVQPVTTANETLVFALPREIRPARP; this is translated from the coding sequence ATGCCGCCTACCGTCAACATGGGGATTCCGGGTGCCGCCAGCTCGGTCGCCACAGGCGCGACCGGCAAAAGGGTGCTGCTCGCCGAACCCCGTGGCTACTGCGCCGGCGTGGACCGCGCCGTCGAGACCGTCGAACGCGCGCTGGAAAAGCATGGCGCCCCGGTCTATGTGCGCCACGAGATCGTGCACAACCGCTACGTGGTGGAGACCCTGGCCAAGGCCGGGGCGATTTTCGTAGAGCAGACCGATGAGGTGCCCGAGGGGGCCATCGTCGTGTTCTCCGCCCACGGTGTCGCGCCGACCGTTCACGTCGAGGCCGCCGCGCGCAATCTGAGGACTATCGACGCGACCTGCCCGCTGGTCACCAAGGTGCACAACGAGGCCAAGCGGTTCGCCCGCGACGACTACGACATCCTGCTGGTCGGCCACGAAGGCCACGAGGAGGTCGTCGGCACCGCCGGTGAGGCACCTGACCACGTGCAGGTCGTCGACAACCCGGATGCCGTCGACAAGGTCACCGTGCGCGACCCGAACAAGGTCATCTGGCTGTCCCAGACCACGCTGAGCGTCGACGAGACCATGGAGACGGTGCGCCGGCTGCGGGAGAAGTTCCCGACGCTGCAAGACCCACCCAGCGACGACATCTGCTACGCCACCCAGAACCGCCAGGGCGCGGTCAAGGCGATGGCACCGGAATGCGATCTGGTGATCGTGGTCGGCTCGCGCAACTCATCGAACTCGGTGCGCCTGGTCGAGGTCGCGCTCAATGCCGGCGCGACCGCCTCGCACCTGATCGATTACGCCGAGGACATCGACTCCGCCTGGCTGTCCGGGGTCACGACCGTCGGCGTCACGTCTGGCGCGTCGGTGCCGGAGATCCTGGTGAAGGGTGTGCTGGACCGGTTGGCCGAGTACGGCTTCGGCACCGTGCAGCCCGTGACGACCGCCAACGAGACGCTGGTGTTCGCGTTACCGCGAGAGATCCGTCCGGCCCGTCCCTAG
- a CDS encoding DUF6542 domain-containing protein, which yields MSAQRSRSSVAAANCSAHPNLPGVPWWAAVLIAVIATTIGAAFDAGSGNKDLGSVFGALYAIGCVAAVLAVGQSSIFTAVIQPPLILFVAVPSAYFLFHGAQFTGIKDTLINFGYPLIERFPLMLFTSAGVLLIGLVRWYFAMSSRSAVAAAPVDADDDQPSPGLFAGLAAKLSGLRHGDADAEDIEGAPGIERPATARRQPRSTQPAKRPAPTRSRHARPPVEDVTEAPERPRRRRPVADDAPDLADAPRRRRQPRDGGNRPPSSSRREPREPRELREPREPREPRVPRERRDRYGAPPQRSSRFEPYESYPSSYEPYPPYEPPPRQRPPSRANGDTSGHHPVSRVRYRGEGEDQAREPRPRRSSDRDAESWRSDR from the coding sequence GTGTCAGCACAGCGATCCAGGTCGTCGGTGGCGGCCGCGAATTGCTCGGCGCATCCGAATCTCCCCGGCGTGCCCTGGTGGGCAGCAGTCCTTATTGCTGTGATCGCCACCACAATTGGGGCCGCGTTCGACGCAGGCTCGGGCAACAAGGATCTCGGCAGTGTGTTCGGGGCCCTGTACGCCATCGGCTGCGTGGCCGCAGTGCTGGCGGTTGGGCAGTCCAGCATCTTCACCGCCGTCATCCAGCCCCCGCTGATCCTGTTCGTCGCCGTGCCCAGCGCTTATTTTTTGTTCCACGGTGCGCAGTTCACCGGCATCAAGGACACCCTGATCAACTTCGGCTACCCACTGATCGAGCGCTTCCCACTGATGCTGTTCACGTCGGCGGGCGTGCTGCTCATCGGATTGGTGCGCTGGTACTTCGCGATGTCGAGTCGGTCGGCCGTGGCGGCCGCGCCCGTCGATGCCGACGACGACCAGCCGTCCCCCGGCTTGTTCGCCGGGCTGGCGGCCAAGCTTTCGGGCCTACGCCACGGCGACGCTGACGCCGAGGACATCGAAGGAGCGCCCGGCATCGAACGCCCTGCCACCGCGCGGCGGCAGCCCCGGTCGACCCAGCCCGCCAAGCGTCCCGCCCCCACGCGCTCCCGCCATGCGCGCCCCCCGGTGGAGGACGTCACCGAGGCGCCGGAGCGTCCCCGCCGGCGCCGTCCGGTCGCGGACGACGCCCCAGACCTGGCCGACGCCCCGCGGCGCCGGCGTCAGCCGCGCGACGGAGGTAACCGCCCGCCCTCGTCATCCCGTCGCGAGCCTCGTGAGCCTCGTGAGCTGCGTGAACCACGCGAACCTCGCGAGCCGCGAGTGCCCCGCGAACGCCGCGACCGCTACGGCGCGCCGCCCCAGCGGAGCAGCCGCTTCGAGCCGTATGAGTCCTACCCGTCGTCCTACGAGCCGTATCCGCCCTATGAACCGCCGCCTCGGCAGCGGCCGCCGAGCCGGGCCAACGGGGACACCAGCGGACACCACCCGGTATCGCGGGTGCGCTATCGCGGCGAAGGTGAAGATCAGGCGAGGGAACCCCGCCCGCGTCGCTCAAGTGACCGGGACGCCGAATCCTGGCGTTCCGACCGCTGA
- the ychF gene encoding redox-regulated ATPase YchF, producing MSLSLGIVGLPNVGKSTLFNALTRNNVLAANYPFATIEPNEGVVPLPDPRLTKLAEIFSSERILPAPVTFVDIAGIVKGASEGAGLGNKFLANIRECDAICQVVRVFADDDVVHVDGKVDPKSDIEVIDTELILADLQTLEKAVPRLEKEARNNKERKPVHDAAVAAQELLNDGTTLFAAGKKVDSGLLRELNLLTTKPFLYVFNCDESVLTDPERVASLREMVAPADAVFLDAKIEEELQELDDESAAELLESIGQTERGLDALARAGFHTLKLQTYLTAGPKEARAWTIHQGDTAPKAAGVIHTDFEKGFIKAEVVSYADLVEAGSMAAAKSEGKVRIEGKDYVMADGDVVEFRFNV from the coding sequence GTGAGCCTTAGCCTCGGAATCGTCGGTCTGCCCAACGTGGGGAAATCCACCCTATTCAATGCGCTGACCCGCAATAACGTGCTGGCAGCCAACTATCCATTCGCCACGATCGAGCCCAATGAGGGCGTCGTGCCGCTGCCCGATCCGCGGCTGACCAAGCTGGCCGAGATCTTCTCCTCCGAGCGGATCCTGCCGGCGCCGGTGACATTCGTCGACATCGCCGGCATCGTGAAGGGCGCCTCCGAGGGTGCCGGTCTGGGCAACAAGTTCTTGGCGAACATTCGTGAGTGCGATGCGATCTGCCAGGTGGTGCGGGTCTTCGCCGACGATGACGTGGTCCACGTCGACGGCAAGGTCGATCCCAAGTCCGACATCGAGGTGATCGACACCGAGCTGATCCTGGCCGATCTGCAGACGCTGGAGAAGGCGGTGCCCCGGCTGGAGAAGGAAGCCCGCAATAACAAGGAACGCAAACCGGTGCATGACGCGGCGGTGGCTGCCCAGGAGCTGCTGAACGACGGCACGACACTGTTCGCCGCGGGCAAGAAAGTGGATTCAGGGCTGCTGCGTGAGCTGAACCTGTTGACCACCAAACCGTTTCTCTACGTGTTCAACTGCGATGAGTCGGTGCTCACCGATCCCGAGCGGGTCGCATCACTACGGGAGATGGTCGCGCCGGCCGATGCGGTGTTCCTCGACGCCAAGATCGAAGAAGAGCTGCAGGAGCTCGACGACGAGTCAGCGGCCGAGCTGCTGGAGTCGATCGGGCAGACCGAGCGTGGGCTGGATGCGTTGGCGCGGGCCGGGTTTCACACCTTGAAGCTGCAGACCTATCTGACTGCGGGGCCAAAAGAGGCCCGCGCGTGGACGATTCACCAGGGCGATACCGCACCCAAGGCGGCCGGCGTGATCCACACCGACTTCGAGAAGGGCTTCATCAAGGCTGAGGTCGTGTCGTATGCCGACCTGGTGGAGGCCGGCTCGATGGCCGCGGCCAAGTCTGAGGGCAAGGTGCGCATCGAAGGCAAGGACTACGTGATGGCCGACGGCGACGTGGTGGAGTTCCGCTTCAACGTGTGA
- a CDS encoding type II toxin-antitoxin system Phd/YefM family antitoxin: MSTLPLAEVRANLSKIVDEAVRTHQRIEVTRQGRRAAVILSADDYDSIMETLEILSDRDLLLEIREAEAEADAGETYTLDEVTEAMRTVGRLPG, encoded by the coding sequence ATGTCGACCCTCCCGCTTGCCGAAGTCCGCGCAAACCTATCGAAGATTGTCGACGAAGCGGTCCGTACTCACCAGCGCATCGAGGTCACCCGTCAAGGGCGTCGGGCGGCGGTGATTCTCAGTGCAGACGATTACGACTCGATCATGGAAACTCTGGAGATTCTGAGTGATCGCGATCTGCTGCTCGAAATCCGAGAAGCCGAAGCCGAGGCTGACGCGGGCGAGACCTACACGCTCGATGAGGTGACCGAAGCTATGCGTACCGTCGGGCGGTTGCCAGGTTGA
- a CDS encoding type II toxin-antitoxin system RelE family toxin encodes MALTDDLPQAIAVACWEFIRGPLAENPHRVGKPLRNQLQGRYSARRGEFRVVYQIFDERVVVRVIHIAYRRDVYR; translated from the coding sequence ATGGCGCTCACCGATGACCTACCCCAGGCAATCGCTGTCGCGTGTTGGGAGTTCATTCGCGGGCCACTCGCAGAGAATCCTCATCGCGTCGGCAAGCCGCTACGCAACCAGCTGCAGGGGCGGTACTCGGCACGACGAGGCGAATTCCGAGTGGTATACCAGATTTTCGACGAACGAGTGGTTGTCCGAGTGATCCACATCGCGTATCGCCGTGACGTTTATCGGTGA
- a CDS encoding PPOX class F420-dependent oxidoreductase, with translation MPTSLPDGLIDLLRKPSPCFVATLMPDGSPQLTETWVDTDGEHIILNIVGGMQKARNLERDPRVAINIVDPENVSRFYAVRGRVIATTAEGGRDSIDAISQKYLGIPYPNFSGNPNETRLIVTIGADKVTPPPGED, from the coding sequence ATGCCCACGTCGTTGCCCGACGGTCTCATTGATCTTCTCCGCAAGCCCAGCCCGTGCTTCGTTGCCACCCTGATGCCCGACGGCTCACCCCAGCTGACCGAGACGTGGGTCGACACCGACGGCGAACACATCATCCTCAACATCGTCGGCGGCATGCAGAAGGCTCGAAACCTGGAACGAGATCCGCGGGTCGCCATCAACATCGTTGACCCCGAGAATGTCTCGCGGTTCTACGCCGTGCGCGGGCGCGTGATCGCCACAACCGCCGAGGGCGGACGCGACAGCATTGACGCCATCTCGCAGAAGTATTTGGGCATTCCGTACCCCAATTTCAGCGGCAACCCCAACGAGACCAGGCTCATCGTCACGATCGGCGCGGACAAGGTGACGCCACCGCCTGGCGAGGATTAG
- a CDS encoding DUF1942 domain-containing protein, with the protein MRAIRISTVVLGVLAIALITAGCGGSGSTAQQSATSAPATSTQPAAKQAVTFGTPVDVASDGGLATYTVDNLAPVPPDAQIVPAKGTMYAVDVTIAAKTGTVAYNGFWFVARAADGSNIAPAVGAVQPGITSGQLPQGQQLATHVAYDVPQGKTITAIMFRDPKGKLLAVWSTG; encoded by the coding sequence ATGCGCGCAATACGGATATCCACGGTCGTTCTCGGTGTGTTGGCGATCGCACTGATCACCGCGGGGTGCGGGGGTTCAGGCTCGACGGCGCAGCAATCGGCCACCAGCGCGCCCGCCACGTCGACTCAGCCGGCCGCCAAGCAGGCGGTCACCTTCGGCACCCCGGTCGACGTCGCGTCCGACGGTGGCTTAGCGACCTACACCGTCGACAACCTCGCGCCGGTGCCGCCGGATGCCCAGATCGTCCCGGCGAAGGGCACTATGTACGCCGTCGACGTGACGATCGCCGCCAAGACCGGCACGGTCGCCTACAACGGCTTCTGGTTCGTGGCGCGGGCCGCGGACGGATCGAATATCGCACCCGCCGTCGGCGCGGTCCAGCCGGGCATCACCTCGGGACAGCTTCCGCAGGGCCAGCAACTCGCCACCCACGTCGCCTACGACGTCCCGCAGGGAAAAACGATCACGGCGATCATGTTCCGCGATCCGAAGGGCAAACTGCTGGCGGTCTGGTCGACGGGGTAA
- a CDS encoding guanylate cyclase, whose protein sequence is MTEHTVSLTQALNETRTGDVWLFRGDSGPDRAIQTLTNAPVNHVGMTVAIDDLPPLIWHAELGHKLLDMWTGTNHRGVQLNDAREAVEQWLHQYGQRCWLRQLTPQVTRDHEDRMLEVIARMDGTPFPSTARLTGRWLRGRLPTASDWTRGIPLVHKKIRESAQRRKVTERELGLQTAYCAETVAITYEEMGLLTTEKNENWFDPGRFWSGDTLPLIANYRLGAEIQVIAD, encoded by the coding sequence GTGACCGAGCACACCGTGTCGCTGACACAGGCGCTGAATGAGACCCGTACCGGGGATGTCTGGCTGTTTCGCGGCGACTCCGGCCCCGACCGGGCGATCCAGACCCTGACCAACGCACCGGTCAATCACGTCGGCATGACCGTGGCCATCGACGACCTGCCGCCGTTGATCTGGCATGCCGAGCTGGGGCACAAGCTCCTCGATATGTGGACGGGCACCAACCACCGTGGGGTGCAACTCAACGACGCCCGCGAGGCCGTCGAACAATGGCTGCACCAATACGGTCAGCGCTGCTGGCTGCGCCAGCTCACCCCCCAGGTCACCCGCGACCACGAAGACCGGATGCTGGAGGTGATCGCGCGAATGGACGGCACCCCGTTTCCGTCGACCGCACGGCTCACCGGACGGTGGCTGCGCGGCAGGCTCCCCACCGCCAGCGACTGGACTCGCGGAATTCCTCTGGTGCACAAAAAGATTCGCGAGTCCGCCCAGCGACGCAAAGTCACCGAACGAGAACTGGGCCTACAGACTGCCTACTGCGCCGAGACGGTCGCCATCACCTACGAGGAGATGGGGTTGTTGACCACCGAGAAGAACGAGAACTGGTTCGACCCGGGACGATTCTGGAGCGGCGACACCTTGCCGCTGATCGCGAACTATCGGCTCGGCGCCGAAATCCAGGTCATCGCAGACTGA
- a CDS encoding adenylate/guanylate cyclase domain-containing protein: protein MGWTIAAAVLAVLAAAEGIALVVLRARLQASQRDAEEMRARLDTRTMLWTGGREAVKQVWQTANLVRTQGFGGAVRSSIEELADWADVERPDLARLAPGGELVVMFSDIEESTALNERIGDRAWVKLIGSHDRLVRRLVKAHDGHVVKSQGDGFMVAFAEPTAAVSCAVAMQREFKRDAKRARHNSIRVRIGIHMGKSVLRGDDVFGRNVAMAARVASQAAGGEILVSESVRTAVGDRQPFDRGRDAELKGFSGTHRLYAVA, encoded by the coding sequence GTGGGTTGGACGATCGCGGCGGCGGTATTGGCGGTGCTGGCCGCGGCCGAGGGCATCGCCCTGGTGGTGCTGCGCGCGCGGTTGCAGGCCAGCCAGCGCGACGCCGAGGAGATGCGGGCCCGTCTGGACACCCGCACGATGCTGTGGACCGGCGGGCGGGAGGCCGTCAAGCAGGTCTGGCAGACCGCCAACCTGGTGCGCACCCAGGGCTTCGGCGGCGCGGTCCGCTCCTCGATCGAGGAACTCGCCGACTGGGCCGACGTGGAACGCCCGGACCTGGCCCGGCTGGCCCCGGGCGGCGAGTTGGTGGTGATGTTCTCCGATATCGAGGAATCCACCGCACTCAACGAACGCATCGGCGACCGGGCCTGGGTCAAACTCATCGGCAGTCACGACCGGCTGGTCCGGCGGCTGGTGAAGGCGCACGACGGGCACGTCGTCAAGAGCCAGGGCGACGGCTTCATGGTGGCCTTCGCCGAACCCACGGCCGCGGTGAGCTGTGCCGTCGCGATGCAACGAGAATTCAAACGGGACGCAAAACGCGCGCGGCACAACAGTATTCGGGTGCGAATCGGGATCCACATGGGCAAGTCGGTGCTGCGCGGCGACGACGTGTTCGGCCGTAACGTGGCGATGGCCGCCCGGGTCGCCAGCCAGGCCGCCGGCGGCGAGATCCTGGTGAGCGAATCGGTGCGCACCGCAGTGGGCGATCGGCAGCCCTTCGACCGAGGGCGCGACGCCGAACTGAAGGGGTTCAGCGGAACCCACCGGCTCTACGCGGTGGCCTAG
- a CDS encoding response regulator transcription factor — MSPRALEIARLVVRGWSNREIAERLVVSTRTVEGHLYRMYLTLNVTSRDDTRNLTGGQLIRPV; from the coding sequence GTGAGCCCGCGTGCGCTCGAAATCGCCCGCCTGGTTGTCCGCGGGTGGTCCAACCGTGAGATCGCCGAGCGCCTCGTCGTGTCGACACGCACGGTCGAAGGGCACTTGTACCGGATGTACCTCACACTGAACGTGACCAGCCGCGATGACACGCGCAACCTGACCGGCGGTCAGCTGATCAGGCCGGTCTAG
- a CDS encoding alpha/beta fold hydrolase, translated as MSSTNTVEFRGDKNLTLVADEWNRGAPEAGDRPTILMLHGGGQNRFSWKNTGQVLADQGFHVMALDARGHGDSDRAPDADYSVDALATDVMVVLEQIGRPVVLIGASMGGLTSILVAEQAGPQTVTKLVLVDVVPRFEKDGSARIRDFMFSNVDGFENLEQAADAIAGYLPHRKRPKNLDGLKKNLRLRDGRWYWHWDPAFLTAPKDDPFGRVERLEQAAIDLTIPILLIRGKLSDVVSAEGVQDFLAKVPDAEFIELADAGHTAAGDDNDAFSEAVVSFVTR; from the coding sequence GTGAGCAGCACGAATACCGTTGAGTTCCGCGGCGATAAAAACCTCACGCTGGTGGCCGACGAATGGAACCGCGGCGCGCCCGAGGCGGGTGACCGCCCGACGATCCTGATGTTGCACGGCGGCGGCCAGAACCGCTTCTCGTGGAAGAACACCGGGCAGGTGCTGGCCGATCAGGGCTTCCATGTGATGGCGCTGGATGCCCGCGGGCACGGCGACAGCGACCGCGCGCCCGACGCCGATTACAGCGTCGATGCCTTGGCCACCGACGTTATGGTGGTGCTCGAACAGATCGGCCGGCCGGTCGTCCTGATCGGGGCGAGCATGGGCGGGCTGACCAGCATCCTGGTCGCCGAGCAGGCCGGACCGCAGACAGTGACCAAGCTGGTGCTGGTCGATGTGGTGCCGCGCTTTGAAAAAGACGGCAGCGCCCGAATTCGGGACTTCATGTTCAGCAACGTCGACGGCTTCGAGAACCTCGAGCAGGCCGCCGACGCCATCGCCGGGTACCTGCCGCATCGCAAGCGGCCGAAGAACCTCGACGGCCTCAAGAAGAATCTGCGGCTGCGCGACGGCCGCTGGTACTGGCACTGGGATCCAGCGTTTCTCACCGCCCCGAAGGACGATCCCTTCGGCCGGGTCGAGCGCCTCGAGCAGGCCGCCATCGATCTGACGATTCCGATCCTGCTGATCCGCGGCAAGCTCTCCGATGTCGTCAGCGCCGAAGGGGTGCAGGACTTCCTGGCCAAGGTGCCGGACGCGGAATTCATCGAACTCGCCGATGCCGGCCACACCGCTGCCGGCGATGACAACGACGCCTTCAGTGAGGCCGTCGTCTCCTTCGTGACCCGCTAG